The following coding sequences lie in one Pan paniscus chromosome X, NHGRI_mPanPan1-v2.0_pri, whole genome shotgun sequence genomic window:
- the CACNA1F gene encoding voltage-dependent L-type calcium channel subunit alpha-1F isoform X3 — protein sequence MSESEGGKGERILPSLQTLGASIVEWKPFDILILLTIFANCVALGVYIPFPEDDSNTANHNLEQVEYVFLVIFTVETVLKIVAYGLVLHPSAYIRNGWNLLDFIIVVVGLFSVLLEQGPGRPGDAPHTGGKPGGFDVKALRAFRVLRPLRLVSGVPSLHIVLNSIMKALVPLLHIALLVLFVIIIYAIIGLELFLGRMHKTCYFLGSDMEAEEDPSPCASSGSGRACTLNQTECRGRWPGPNGGITNFDNFFFAMLTVFQCVTMEGWTDVLYWMQDAMGYELPWVYFVSLVIFGSFFVLNLVLGVLSGEFSKEREKAKARGDFQKQREKQQMEEDLRGYLDWITQAEELDMEDPSADGNLGSMAEEGRAGHRPQLAELTNRRRGRLRWFSHSTRSTHSTSSHASLPASDTGSMTETQGDEDEEEGALASCTCCLNKIMKTRVCRRLRRANRVLRARCRRAVKSNACYWAVLLLVFLNTLTIASEHHGQPVWLTQIQEYANKVLLCLFTVEMLLKLYGLGPSAYVSSFFNRFDCFVVCGGILETTLVEVGAMQPLGISVLRCVRLLRIFKVTRHWASLSNLVASLLNSMKSIASLLLLLFLFIIIFSLLGMQLFGGKFNFDQTHTKRSTFDTFPQALLTVFQILTGEDWNVVMYDGIMAYGGPFFPGMLVCIYFIILFICGNYILLNVFLAIAVDNLASGDAGTAKDKGGEKSNEKDLPQENEGLVPGVEKEEEEGARREGADMEEEEEEEEEEEEEEGAGGVELLQEVVPKEKVVPIPEGSAFFCLSQTNPLRKGCHTLIHHHVFTNLILVFIILSSVSLAAEDPIRAHSFRNHILGYFDYAFTSIFTVEILLKMTVFGAFLHRGSFCRSWFNMLDLLVVSVSLISFGIHSSAISVVKILRVLRVLRPLRAINRAKGLKHVVQCVFVAIRTIGNIMIVTTLLQFMFACIGVQLFKGKFYTCTDEAKHTPQECKGSFLVYPDGDVSRPLVRERLWVNSDFNFDNVLSAMMALFTVSTFEGWPALLYKAIDAYAEDHGPIYNYRVEISVFFIVYIIIIAFFMMNIFVGFVIITFRAQGEQEYQNCELDKNQRQCVEYALKAQPLRRYIPKNPHQYRVWATVNSAAFEYLMFLLILLNTVALAMQHYEQTAPFNYAMDILNMVFTGLFTIEMVLKIIAFKPKHYFTDAWNTFDALIVVGSIVDIAVTEINNGGHLGESSEDSSRISITFFRLFRVMRLVKLLSKGEGIRTLLWTFIKSFQALPYVALLIAMIFFIYAVIGMQMFGKVALQDGTQINRNNNFQTFPQAVLLLFRCATGEAWQEIMLASLPGNRCDPESDFGPGEEFTCGSNFAIAYFISFFMLCAFLIINLFVAVIMDNFDYLTRDWSILGPHHLDEFKRIWSEYDPGAKGRIKHLDVVALLRRIQPPLGFGKLCPHRVACKRLVAMNMPLNSDGTVTFNATLFALVRTSLKIKTEGNLEQANQELRIVIKKIWKRMKQKLLDEVIPPPDEEEVTVGKFYATFLIQDYFRKFRRRKEKGLLGNEAAPSTSSALQAGLRSLQDLGPEMRQALTCDTEEEEEEGQEGVEEEDEKDLETNKATMVSQSSTRRCSRISVSLPVGDRLPDSLSFGPSDDDRGTPTSSQPSVPQAGSNTHRRGSGALIFTIPEEGNSQPKGTKGQNKQDEDEEVPDRLSYLDEQAGTPPCSVLLPPHRAQRYMDGHLVPRRRLLPPTPAGRKPSFTIQCLQRQGSCEDLPIPGTYHRGRNSGPNRAQGSWATPPQRGRLLYAPLLLVEEGAAGEAYLGRSSGPLRTFTCLHVPGTHSDPSHGKRGSADSLVEAVLISEGLGLFARDPRFVALAKQEIADACRLTLDEMDNAASDLLAQGTSSLYSDEESILSRFDEEDLGDEMACVHAL from the exons CATCGTGGAGTGGAA GCCCTTCGACATCCTCATCCTGCTGACCATCTTTGCCAACTGCGTGGCCCTGGGAGTTTACATCCCCTTCCCTGAGGATGACTCCAACACTGCCAACCACAACCTG GAGCAGGTGGAGTACGTATTCCTGGTGATTTTCACTGTGGAGACGGTGCTCAAGATCGTGGCCTACGGGCTGGTGCTCCACCCCAGCGCCTACATCCGCAATGGCTGGAACCTACTCGACTTCATCATCGTCGTGGTCGG GCTGTTCAGCGTTCTGCTGGAGCAGGGCCCCGGACGGCCAGGCGACGCCCCGCACACCGGGGGAAAGCCAGGAGGCTTCGATGTGAAGGCATTGAGGGCGTTTCGGGTGCTGCGGCCACTGAGGCTGGTGTCTGGGGTCCCGA GCCTGCACATAGTGCTCAATTCCATCATGAAGGCTCTGGTGCCGCTGCTGCACATTGCACTGCTCGTGCTCTTCGTCATCATCATTTATGCCATCATTGGGCTCGAGCTATTCCTTGGACGAATGCACAAGACGTGCTACTTCCTGGGATCCG ACATGGAAGCGGAGGAGGACCCATCGCCCTGTGCGTCTTCGGGATCAGGGCGTGCGTGCACGCTGAACCAGACTGAGTGCCGCGGGCGCTGGCCAGGGCCCAATGGAGGCATCACCAACTTTGACAACTTCTTCTTCGCCATGCTGACAGTCTTCCAGTGCGTCACCATGGAAGGCTGGACCGATGTGCTCTACTGG ATGCAAGATGCCATGGGGTATGAACTGCCCTGGGTGTACTTTGTGAGCCTTGTCATCTTTGGGTCCTTCTTCGTCCTCAACCTTGTGCTTGGCGTCCTGAGTGG GGAGTTCtccaaggagagagagaaagcgaaAGCTCGCGGGGACTTCCAGAAGCAGCGGGAGAAGCAGCAGATGGAGGAAGACCTGCGGGGCTACCTGGACTGGATCACTCAAGCCGAAGAGCTGGACATGGAGGACCCCTCCGCCGATGGCAACCTTGGTTCTATGGCTGAAGAGGGCCGGGCGGGCCATC GGCCACAGCTGGCCGAGCTGACCAATAGGAGGCGTGGACGTCTGCGCTGGTTCAGTCATTCTACTCGCTCCACACACTCCACCAGCAGCCATG CCAGCCTCCCAGCCAGTGACACCGGTTCCATGACAGAGACCCAAGGCgatgaggatgaggaggagggggcTCTGGCCAGCTGTACATGCTGCCT AAACAAGATCATGAAAACCAGAGTCTG ccgCCGCCTCCGCCGAGCCAACCGGGTCCTTCGGGCACGCTGCCGTCGGGCGGTGAAGTCCAATGCCTGCTACTGGGCTGTGCTGTTGCTCGTCTTCCTCAACACGTTGACCATCGCCTCTGAGCACCACGGGCAGCCTGTGTGGCTCACCCAGATCCAGG AGTATGCCAACAAAGTGTTGCTCTGTCTGTTCACGGTGGAGATGCTTCTCAAGTTGTACGGTCTGGGCCCCTCTGCCTATGTCTCTTCCTTCTTCAACCGCTTTGACTGCTTTGTGGTCTGTGGGGGCATCCTAGAGACCACCTTGGTGGAGGTGGGCGCCATGCAGCCCTTGGGCATCTCAGTGCTCCGATGTGTGCGCCTCCTCAGGATCTTTAAGGTCACCAG ACACTGGGCTTCTCTGAGCAATCTGGTGGCATCCCTGCTCAATTCAATGAAATCCATCGCATCCTTgctgcttctcctcttcctcttcatcaTTATCTTCTCCCTGCTTGGCATGCAGCTGTTTGGGGGCAAGTTCAACTTTGACCAGACCCACACCAAGCGAAGCACCTTTGACACGTTCCCCCAGGCCCTCCTCACTGTCTTTCAG ATCCTGACAGGTGAGGACTGGAACGTGGTCATGTATGATGGTATCATGGCATATGGTGGCCCCTTCTTCCCAGGAATGTTGGTGTGCATCTATTTCATCATTCTCTTCATCTGTGGCAACT ACATCCTGTTGAACGTGTTTCTTGCCATTGCTGTGGACAACCTGGCCAGTGGAGATGCAGGCACTGCCAAGGACAAGGGCGG GGAGAAGAGCAATGAGAAGGATCTCCCACAGGAGAATGAAGGCCTG GTGCCtggtgtggagaaagaggaagaggagggtgcAAGGAGGGAAGGAGCAG acatggaggaggaggaggaggaagaagaagaggaagaagaggaagagggtgcAGGGGGTGTGGAACTCCTGCAGGAAGTTGTACCCAAGGAGAAGGTGGTACCCATCCCTGAGGGCAGCgccttcttctgcctcagccaaaCCAACCC GCTGAGGAAGGGCTGCCACACCCTCATCCACCATCATGTCTTCACCAATCTTATCCTGGTGTTCATCATCCTCAGCAGTGTGTCCCTGGCCGCTGAGGACCCCATCCGAGCCCACTCCTTCCGCAACCAT ATTCTGGGTTACTTCGATTATGCCTTCACCTCCATTTTCACTGTGGAGATTCTACTAAAG ATGACAGTGTTTGGAGCCTTCCTGCACCGCGGCTCCTTCTGCCGTAGCTGGTTTAATATGTTGGATCTGCTGGTGGTCAGTGTGTCCCTCATCTCCTTTGGCATCCA ctccAGCGCCATCTCGGTGGTGAAGATTCTGCGAGTACTCCGAGTACTGCGGCCCCTCCGAGCCATCAACAGGGCCAAGGGACTCAAG CATGTGGTGCAGTGTGTATTTGTGGCCATCCGGACCATCGGGAACATCATGATTGTCACCACACTTCTGCAATTTATGTTCGCCTGCATCGGGGTGCAGCTCTTCAAG GGGAAATTCTACACCTGCACGGACGAGGCCAAACACACCCCTCAAGAATGCAA GGGCTCCTTCCTGGTATACCCAGATGGAGACGTGTCACGGCCCCTGGTCCGGGAGCGGCTCTGGGTCAACAGTGATTTCAACTTTGACAATGTCCTTTCAGCCATGATGGCCCTGTTCACTGTCTCCACCTTTGAAGGCTGGCCTGC ACTGCTATACAAGGCCATCGATGCATATGCAGAGGACCACGGCCCCATCTATAATTACCGTGTGGAGATCTCAGTGTTCTTCATTGTCTACATCATCATCATTGCGTTCTTCATGATGAACATCTTCGTGGGCTTCGTCATCATCACTTTCCGTGCCCAGGGCGAGCAGGAGTACCAAAACTGTGAGCTGGACAAGAACCAG CGTCAATGTGTGGAATATGCCCTCAAGGCCCAGCCACTCCGCCGTTACATCCCCAAGAACCCGCATCAGTATCGTGTGTGGGCCACTGTGAACTCTGCTGCCTTTGAGTACCTGATGTTCCTGCTCATCCTGCTCAACACAGTTGCCCTAGCCATGCAG CACTATGAGCAGACTGCTCCCTTCAACTATGCCATGGACATCCTCAACATGGTCTTCACTGGCCTCTTCACTATTGAGATGGTGCTCAAAATCATCGCCTTCAAGCCCAAG CATTACTTCACTGATGCCTGGAACACGTTTGACGCTCTTATTGTGGTGGGCAGCATAGTGGATATTGCCGTCACTGAAATCAAT AATGGTGGCCACCTTGGCGAG AGCTCTGAGGACAGCTCCCGCATTTCCATTACCTTCTTTCGCCTCTTCCGAGTTATGCGGCTGGTCAAGCTTCTCAGTAAGGGTGAAGGGATCCGCACATTGCTCTGGACATTCATCAAGTCCTTCCAG GCCTTGCCCTATGTGGCTCTTCTCATCGCAATGATATTCTTCATCTATGCCGTCATTGGCATGCAG ATGTTCGGCAAGGTGGCTCTTCAGGATGGCACACAGATAAACCGAAACAACAACTTCCAGACCTTTCCACAGGCTGTGCTGCTTCTGTTCAG GTGTGCCACTGGTGAGGCATGGCAGGAGATAATGCTTGCCAGCCTTCCCGGAAATCGGTGTGATCCTGAGTCTGACTTCGGCCCTGGTGAAGAGTTTACCTGTGGTAGCAATTTTGCCATCGCCTATTTCATCAGCTTCTTCATGCTCTGTGCCTTCCTG ATCATAAATCTCTTTGTGGCTGTGATCATGGACAACTTTGATTATCTCACCAGAGATTGGTCCATCCTGGGCCCCCATCACCTTGATGAATTCAAGAGGATCTGGTCTGAATATGACCCTGGGGCCAA GGGCCGCATCAAACACTTGGATGTGGTTGCCCTGCTGAGACGTATCCAGCCCCCTCTGGGATTTGGGAAGCTGTGCCCACACCGAGTGGCCTGCAAG AGACTTGTGGCAATGAACATGCCCCTCAACTCAGATGGGACGGTGACATTCAACGCCACACTCTTTGCCCTGGTCCGGACATCCCTGAAGATCAAAACAGAAG GGAACCTGGAGCAAGCCAACCAGGAGCTGCGGATTGTCATCAAAAAGATCTGGAAGCGGATGAAACAGAAGCTGCTAGATGAGGTCATCCCCCCACCAGACG AGGAGGAGGTCACCGTGGGCAAATTCTACGCCACATTTCTGATCCAGGACTATTTCCGCAAATTCCGGCggaggaaagaaaaagggctACTAGGCAACGAGGCCGCCCCTAGCACCTCTTCCGCCCTTCAG GCTGGTCTGCGGAGCCTGCAGGACTTGGGTCCTGAGATGCGGCAGGCCCTCACCTGTGacacagaggaggaggaagaagaggggcaggagggagtggaggaggaagatgagaagGACTTGGAAACTAACAAA GCCACGATGGTCTCCCAGTCTTCAACTCGCCGGTGCTCCAGGATTTCTGTGTCTCTGCCTGTCGGGGACAGACTTCCAGATTCACTCTCCTTTGGGCCCAGTGATGATGATAGGGGGACTCCCACCTCCAGTCAGCCCAGTGTGCCCCAGGCTGGATCCAACACCCACAG GAGAGGCTCTGGGGCTCTCATTTTCACCATCCCAGAAGAAGGAAATTCTCAGCCCAAGGGAACCAAAGGGCAAAACAAGCAAGATGAGGATGAGGAAGTCCCTGATCG GCTTTCCTACCTAGATGAGCAGGCAGGGACTCCCCCGTGCTCAGTCCTTTTGCCACCTCACAGAGCTCAGAGATACATGGATGGGCACCTGGTACCACGCCGCCGTCTGCTGCCCCCCACACCTGCAG gtCGGAAGCCCTCCTTCACCATCCAGTGTCTGCAGCGCCAGGGCAGTTGTGAGGATTTACCCATCCCAGGCACCTATCATCGTGGGCGAAATTCAGGGCCCAATAGGGCTCAG GGTTCCTGGGCAACACCACCTCAGCGGGGTCGGCTCCTGTATGCCCCGCTGTTGTTGGTGGAAGAGGGCGCAGCGGGGGAGGCGTACCTCGGCAGATCCAGTGGCCCACTGCGCACCTTCACCTGTCTGCACGTGCCTGGAACCCACTCGGACCCCAGCCATGGGAAGAGGGGCAGTGCCGACAGCTTGGTGGAGGCT GTGCTTATCTCAGAGGGTCTGGGCCTCTTTGCTCGAGACCCACGTTTCGTGGCCCTGGCCAAGCAGGAGATTGCAGATGCGTGTCGCCTGACGCTGGATGAGATGGACAATGCTGCCAGTGACCTGCTGGCACAGGGAACCAGCTCTCTCTATAGCGACGAGGAGTCCATCCTCTCCCGCTTCGATGAGGAGGACTTGGGAGACGAGATGGCCTGCGTCCATGCCCTCTGA